The DNA segment GCGTGATGTGGCAGAAAGAACGGCTGCTCAACCTCGCAAGTGCCCAACTGCCCGCCTCCTGCACGAAGGTCGCTTGGCTCGACTGCGACCTCTTGTTTGAGGATGACGAATGGCTGCGCCAGACATCCGCCGCGCTCGACTCTCACGTGGTCGTCCAGCCCTTCAGCCACTGTGTCCGTCTGCCACGAGGCCATCTGGAGTTCCGCAGTGTGGGCCAGGAAGAAGAGCAGATTACCGAGTCCTTCGCGGCTGTCTATGCACGTGACCCTTCGCTCGCGCGCGACGTGACGTTCCGGCTGCACGGCCATACCGGCTACGCCTGGGCAGCGCGGCGCGAGTTCCTCGATGCGTGCGGCCTGTACGACGCCTGCCTGACCGGCAGCGGTGATCATTTGATGGCGCATGTGTTCGCTGGCGCACCAGATTCGCCCTGCATCACGGCGACGCTCGGCTCCGGCCGATACGCAGAGCATTTCGCACGCTGGACGGAGGACGCCCACCGCATCGTTGGCGGCAGGCTCGGCCACGTTCCTGGCTGCGTACTTCATCTGTGGCACGGGACGATCGCCGACCGCCGCTATCATCAGCGCAACCAGGAACTCAAGGCGTTCACCTTCGATCCCATGCACCACCTCCGGCGCGACGCGAATGGGCTGTGGGCATGGGGCGACGCGCCCGCTGAGTTGCGGGCCTGGGCGACGGAGCTCTTCGCGTCACGCAACGAAGACGGTCACTGCGGCTTGGACGGCCGAGCCGCCGGATGACGAACGGCCAGCACATGACGAATGACATCTGCGTCATCACTTCGTACTTCAACCCGTGCCACTATCTCACGCGGAAGCTCAACTTCGACCTGTTCGCGGCGCGGCTGAAGGCGACTGGAGCGAACCTCATCGTAATCGAGATGGCGCTCGACGGCCACGCGTTCGAACTCGGGGAAGATGACGAACCGCTCCGCGTACGAGGCAGCGGGATGCTTTGGCAGAAGGAGCGGCTGCTGAACCTCGCGATCCGCAAGCTACCGTCGTCTTGCACGAAGGTCGTCTGGATCGACTGCGACGTGGTGTTCGAATACGAACAGTGGCTGGAGGACACCTCCGCAGCGCTTGATCGGTTCATGGTCGTCCAGCCCTACAGCAACTGCGTTCACCTCGAGCGCAGCAGGTCTCGGCGCCAGGGTGGAGAGACGAGCATTGAGTCGTTCGCGGCCGCATTCGCTCGCGACCCGTCGCTGGCGCGCGACGCCGCCTACCAGGCGCACGGTCACACAGGCTTTGCGTGGGCGGCGCGGCGCGAACTCCTCGATGCCTACGGCCTGTATGACGCCTGCCTGACCGGCAGCGGTGATCATTTGATGGCCCATGTCTTCGCCGGCACCTCAAGCTCTTCCTGCATCCCCGCGATGATCGGGAGTGGCCACGCCTATGCGGCGCACTTCGCGCGGTGGGCTGCCGAGGTCGAACGGTTCGCGGGCGGCAGGCTCGGCCACGTTCCTGGCTGCGTACTTCATCTGTGGCACGGGGACCGGGCTGACCGGCGCTATCGCGAACACAACCAGGAGTTCAAGCGCTTCGCGTTCGACCCCGATCGGCACATCCGTTGTGACGAGAACGGGTTGTGGAACTGGGCCGACGCGCCGTCCGCGATGCGCGCCTGGGCAAGAGAGATGTTTGTCTCGCGCAATGAAGATGGCGAACGTGGTCCGGGCGCCTGAGTTGCCCTCATCTCCACCGCAGGAGATGTGCTGCTTCGCGCCGAGCGTCCGCCGCGCTCGCGCAGCCCGCGAGCAGCATCGCGACTCGCAGCTCTTCGACAAGCAGGTTCATCGCGCCGACGACGCCCGCCTCTCCACCCACCGCGAGCGCCCACATCACTGGCCTGCCGACGAACACGCCGTCTGCACCGGCCGCGAGCGCTTTGAACACGTCTGTGCCTCTGCGAAAGCCGCTGTCGACGAATACTGGCACGCGACCCGCGACCGCACGGACGATCTCCGGCAGGACGCTGATCGTCGACACGGTCGTGTCGAGCTGCCTCCCGCCGTGGTTAGAGACCATTATGCCGGACAGCTTCAGCTCGAGCGCGGGCGCCACGTCGAGCGGATTGATCACGCCCTTGGCGATCACTGGCAGGCGCGTGGTCTCGCACAGCCAGGCGAGATCTCGCCACGTCACGGATGGATCGATGTCGACCGCAACAGATGAGATGGGGTTGTTGGAGTTGGCGAGGTCTCTGCGCGCGAAGTTCGCCGCCGAGATACCATCCGGCAAGCGGAAGCCATTACGGAGGTTGCGGTCCCGCTTTCCGGGGACCGGACATCCAAGAGTTACCACAATCGCCTTAAAGCCTGCACACTCTGCGCGCCGGATCAGGTCCGTAGTCAGCTCGCGATCCTTGAACAGATAGGCCTGGAGCCAGAGGTTATCATTGCCGGACTCGCGGGCAATCACCTCAAGCGAGATGCTCGACATGGAGCTGACAATCATCGGGATGTCCAGCGCTCGTGCTGCCCGTGCGGTTGCGACCTCCCCATCGCGATGCACGAGTCGATGAAAGGCAGTCGGGCTGAACCCTACCGGGAAGCGGAACGTGTGCCCCAACACCGCCATCGCAAGTTCCAGGGCCGAGACGTCGCGCATGCACAGCGGCAGCAGCGCAACACGATCGAGGTCCCTGCGGTTCGCCCGAGTGGTGAGCTCGTCGCAGGCGGCACCATCGATGTAGTCGAACACCGCGGGCGACATCGAAAGCCGCGCCAGTGCGCGGTAGTCCTCAAGCGCGACAAGCTTGACGACGGGGCCACTCGGCTTCTGGCTCATGGGCAGAGGATACAGCATACGTGCGGCACACGCGCGTGCTACGCTGTCTTCGCCAACACTGCGGTGAGTGGAGGAGGATGATGAAGATTGAGCAGGATCGCGCCTACCGACCAGGTCTCGATCGAATCGAGGAAGCGGTGATTAGTTCGCATTTCATGCAGGAACTGTGCCGCAACCCACGCCTCGGCCTCTACGACGACGAGCTGTTCTCTGCTAAAGCGCTCACCATTTCGGCCCATATCCTGAATGACAAACTCCTGCCAAGTTTGGTCCGCGCCTCGGAGGCATTCGCCCGAGATCGGGCGAACGCTGCCAAGCGCCGGGCGCTCGAGCATTGCGTGCGCTTCGGACTCGACGATCCGGGCAAGCTCGGGCCCGCTGAGCTTATCACCGAGGTGATGTTTGATCGGCAGTTCCGTCGTGGTCCGCGGGAGACCTGTTCGCGAGACGTCATCCGCAACAAGGTGACGCAGCGGATCGCGATGGGTGCTCCCATCGACATGGTGATCCCGGCGCTGCCTTACAAGTTCTCCTGCCCGCTCAAGACGCGCGGCCAGCTCCCGGATCTCGCCGAAGCGAACTTCTTGCTCGGGCTCTACGAGATCGTGGTCTCGATCGAGGTTCTGTATCGCGAGGCACGCCCTGACCTTGAGGGGCCGCTGGCACGGTTTACGGTGATCTGCGACGGTAGCCGGTTCAACGCGCTGGTGAACGAACCGGAGACCGTGGTGGAGCTCTATCGGCGCGCTCTCGCCGGATGGATCCGAAGGCTGGGACTGGACGGCCACATTGAGCTCCTCGACTACCGCGCCGTTATCCAGGAGCGGCTCCCGCAGACGGCCCGCGCGGCCAAGGAGGCGCTTCGCCAACGCGCGCTTCATCAGTACTCGGAAGCGATGTGGGCGGTGTTCGACCCCTACGACATGGCGACGACCCTCAAGGCGGCGGCAAGGATCGACCCCGATCCGGAGCAGGGGAATCATGTCGGACGGTTCGTGTCGTTGTTGAAGTCGCTGGTCTTCATCGTGAACTACCGCAGCCTCGAGCATTACCGCGCGGCGTCCATCGAACGGTTTCGCGTGCTTTACCGGGAGCTGACCAGCCATCTCTTTGAACCGTTCGTTGAGTCCTTAGAGAAGGAGCAGCTGCGGCTGGCGATGCTGCGCGAGGTGTGGAGCACGGCAATCGCGTACATCGCCGAGATCAAGAGCGACCGCGAGCTCACCCACGAGCCGATATGTGTCTGCCTACCCGATCACCTGCGGTGGACGATCCACGCCAAGCCCGGTCAGCTGGGCCTCCTGACTCCCCTGGCCCTCGGCAAGCTCGTGCAGGCATGGGCCGGCGCCGCAGTCTTCAAGAGTACTGGCACGAACAGGATCAGGTTGTGTACCGTACCGGTGCTTGCCTTGGAGGGGACAGGTGCAATCCCGGTTCAAACCAGAGACACGAATGACGCGGCAGGACAGCCGCTCTTCTACATCGATCCGGACATCACCTTCGCGAGCATCGAAGAGTTCGTCGCCGACCTCCCAGTCCGGCTTGTGCGACGGCGAGCGAGCTAGCGGCGTGGCAGGACTAGGCATGGGTACCGGCAGTTCGGGTCCGCCACAGAAGCGGGCCCTCTTCTACGTGTTCGATGCCGGGACCGGTGTCGGCCACCTGCGTCGACTCTCTTCCATCGCGAGACAGCTCCAGGGCCGGTTCAGCTGCCTAGTCGTTACCGGCCACCGCGCGGCCGCGCACTGGTTTGTTCCCGAGGAGTGTGAGTACGTCCACCTGCCGAGCTGGGACAGCCTATTGGAGGCGAAGGCGCGGTACTGGGGGCGAGAGCCCTTCGTCGCGTTCGACAAGCGGCGCGCGATCCGGCTGCGCAGGGAGATACTCAGAGGGGTCGTGCGCGGCTTCCAGCCCGACGCGATCTTCGTCGACCACCTTCCGCTCGGCGCCGAGGAAGAGCTTTCAACCATCCTGAAGAACACGCGCTGCCGTAAGTACTTCGTCACCCGGGGCGTGCTGAACGAGACGGAGGATCTGCGCAGGCTGATCCTGGGCTCCAAGGCGCACCATTACCTGATGACACAGTACGACCGGATCTTTGTCGCCGCCGATTCGAAGGTGGTCGACTTCGCCAGGCAATACAACCTCCCGCCTGAGCTTCGCGCCAAGACGCTACACACGGGCTACGTCGCGCAGGGCATCTCCCCGGAGCTGATCGCCCGCGCGCGCGCCGACCGAGGCCTCGGAGACGACGACGTCTGGGTCGTGGCTTCGGCAGGCGGGGGGCAGATGGGCGAGCGGCTGATCGCTGGCTGCCTGGAACTCGCTTCCAAATTCAAGAACGTCGCGTTCGACATCGTGATGGGACCTCGGTCGAAGCTTACTTGGCCGGACCCTCACCGGACGGTGATCGTCCGCGAGCGACTTCACCTCCACAAAGAGGCCGCGCACATGCCATACCTCAACGCGAGCGCGGACCTCGTCATCTCGTCGGGCGGGTACAACACGCTGCAAGAGGCACTGCAGGGCAAGGCGAACATTCTGTGCTTTCCGTATCGCACTGACTTGCGGGACGAGCAGTACCAGCACGCGGTTCGGCTTCAGAGATTCGTCAATCTCAAGGTCTCAGTGGATCTCTCCGAGTTGGAGGGCCTGTTCGCCCGGGCGCTCCGCGAGTTGGGGCGGCATCGCCGCGCGGACCGTCGCGACGAGCTTGATCGTGCCGGTGCTGCGAACATCGAACGGATCGTGCTCGCGGACCTCGGCATCGAGCCGAACCCAACCGGGGCGCGCCGATGAAGTACGCGCGGGTCGGAGTCGTGGGGGCAGGGGTGATGGGCGTCGGCGTGGCGCAGAACCTCGCGCAGACTGGACACCGCGTCATGCTGGTGGACGTCTCCGAAGAAATCCTCGACAGGGCACGGGCTGAAATCGCAAAGGGGTTGCGGCTCGCCGCGATGTTCGAGCCCGCGGCGCGTGCGGCCGACCATTCAGCGATCCTTGAGCAGATTTCGATCACGACCGACTACGAACGGCTCGGCGACGTGGATTTCGTCGTCGAGAACACTACGGAGAGTTGGGCCGTGAAACAATCCGTCTATCCGCAGCTTGATCGGATTTGCCGAGACGACTGCATCCTCGCCGCCAATACGTCGGCCATCTCGATCGCCCGCCTCGCCAGCAGCACGCGGCGACCGGACCGCGTGATCGGCATGCACTTCATGAATCCCGTGCCCCGCAAGCCGCTGGTCGAGGTGATCCGCGGCGGGCCGACCAGCGAGGCGACGGTGGAGGCCGCGAAGACCTTCCTCCAGCAGATGGGGAAGCGGGCGATCGTGGTCAAGGACATGCCCGGTTTCGTCTCGAACCGAGTCCTGATGCTGACGATCAACGAAGCTATCTTCGTCGTCCAAGACGACGTCGCCAGCCCGGCCGACGTGGACGAGATCTTCATCCAGTGCTTCGCCCACAAGATGGGACCGCTCGCCACCGCCGACCTGATAGGGCTGGACACGGTCCTGCACTCACTCCAGGTGCTCGCCGACAGTTACGGCGATTCCAAGTACCGTCCCTGCCCACGCTTGGTACAGATGGTTCAGGCAGGCCTGCTCGGGCGCAAGTCGGGCCGCGGTTTCTTCGACTACACGGGACGGAGACTCACGTGAAGGATGTAAGGACACGAATCAGAGACTACTTCGACCAAGTCGTATCCGACTCGGTCAGCGACGAGGATGACATCTTCGCGCTGGGGCTCGTCAACTCCCTGTTTGGATTGCAGCTCGTCATGTTTGTCGAAAAGGAGTTCTCGATCATCGTCGAGAAGCAGGAACTCGACATCCGGCATTTCTCCTCAATCAGCGCACTGGTCACGTTCGTGGAGGGGAAACTCCAGCTCGCGTCCAGGGAGTCCGGGCATGGATCTGCGGCTGACTGATGAACAGCACGCCCGTCGCGAAGCCGCACGGCGGTTCGCCGCTGACGTGATCGAACCCTGGGCCGAGCGGATTGATCGCGAGGATACGACGCCTCCGTCGTTGCAGGCCGCACTTCGCGCGAGCGGGTATCTCGGCGCAGCGCTGCCCACCGAATGGGGCGGCGGGGGCATTGACCCGGTCAGCCACGGCTTGATGACCGAAGAGATCGGCAGGGTTTCCTCCTCTGTCCGGAGTCTGTTGACCGTGCACGACATGGGGGCGCAGGCAATCACGCGATTCGGCACCGCCGAACAGAAGGCGCGCTGGCTCCCTCCTCTCTGTGCGGGAGAGAAGATCATCGCCTTTGCCCTCTCGGAGCCAGATGTC comes from the Corallococcus caeni genome and includes:
- a CDS encoding alpha-hydroxy acid oxidase, whose amino-acid sequence is MSQKPSGPVVKLVALEDYRALARLSMSPAVFDYIDGAACDELTTRANRRDLDRVALLPLCMRDVSALELAMAVLGHTFRFPVGFSPTAFHRLVHRDGEVATARAARALDIPMIVSSMSSISLEVIARESGNDNLWLQAYLFKDRELTTDLIRRAECAGFKAIVVTLGCPVPGKRDRNLRNGFRLPDGISAANFARRDLANSNNPISSVAVDIDPSVTWRDLAWLCETTRLPVIAKGVINPLDVAPALELKLSGIMVSNHGGRQLDTTVSTISVLPEIVRAVAGRVPVFVDSGFRRGTDVFKALAAGADGVFVGRPVMWALAVGGEAGVVGAMNLLVEELRVAMLLAGCASAADARREAAHLLRWR
- a CDS encoding L-tyrosine/L-tryptophan isonitrile synthase family protein gives rise to the protein MMKIEQDRAYRPGLDRIEEAVISSHFMQELCRNPRLGLYDDELFSAKALTISAHILNDKLLPSLVRASEAFARDRANAAKRRALEHCVRFGLDDPGKLGPAELITEVMFDRQFRRGPRETCSRDVIRNKVTQRIAMGAPIDMVIPALPYKFSCPLKTRGQLPDLAEANFLLGLYEIVVSIEVLYREARPDLEGPLARFTVICDGSRFNALVNEPETVVELYRRALAGWIRRLGLDGHIELLDYRAVIQERLPQTARAAKEALRQRALHQYSEAMWAVFDPYDMATTLKAAARIDPDPEQGNHVGRFVSLLKSLVFIVNYRSLEHYRAASIERFRVLYRELTSHLFEPFVESLEKEQLRLAMLREVWSTAIAYIAEIKSDRELTHEPICVCLPDHLRWTIHAKPGQLGLLTPLALGKLVQAWAGAAVFKSTGTNRIRLCTVPVLALEGTGAIPVQTRDTNDAAGQPLFYIDPDITFASIEEFVADLPVRLVRRRAS
- a CDS encoding glycosyltransferase, with the translated sequence MGTGSSGPPQKRALFYVFDAGTGVGHLRRLSSIARQLQGRFSCLVVTGHRAAAHWFVPEECEYVHLPSWDSLLEAKARYWGREPFVAFDKRRAIRLRREILRGVVRGFQPDAIFVDHLPLGAEEELSTILKNTRCRKYFVTRGVLNETEDLRRLILGSKAHHYLMTQYDRIFVAADSKVVDFARQYNLPPELRAKTLHTGYVAQGISPELIARARADRGLGDDDVWVVASAGGGQMGERLIAGCLELASKFKNVAFDIVMGPRSKLTWPDPHRTVIVRERLHLHKEAAHMPYLNASADLVISSGGYNTLQEALQGKANILCFPYRTDLRDEQYQHAVRLQRFVNLKVSVDLSELEGLFARALRELGRHRRADRRDELDRAGAANIERIVLADLGIEPNPTGARR
- a CDS encoding 3-hydroxyacyl-CoA dehydrogenase family protein, which codes for MKYARVGVVGAGVMGVGVAQNLAQTGHRVMLVDVSEEILDRARAEIAKGLRLAAMFEPAARAADHSAILEQISITTDYERLGDVDFVVENTTESWAVKQSVYPQLDRICRDDCILAANTSAISIARLASSTRRPDRVIGMHFMNPVPRKPLVEVIRGGPTSEATVEAAKTFLQQMGKRAIVVKDMPGFVSNRVLMLTINEAIFVVQDDVASPADVDEIFIQCFAHKMGPLATADLIGLDTVLHSLQVLADSYGDSKYRPCPRLVQMVQAGLLGRKSGRGFFDYTGRRLT
- a CDS encoding acyl carrier protein, with amino-acid sequence MKDVRTRIRDYFDQVVSDSVSDEDDIFALGLVNSLFGLQLVMFVEKEFSIIVEKQELDIRHFSSISALVTFVEGKLQLASRESGHGSAAD